One window from the genome of Verrucomicrobiota bacterium encodes:
- a CDS encoding DUF4160 domain-containing protein, with protein ACASVLLDPVHFSARSVPSFKFQVSGFSFSESVSISVHPWLKIEAQPGTKNGSFRSSMPTVLRIGNLRFHFYSDELSEPAHIHVANPDGECKFWLVPVRLASNHGVKPHDLRRIEILVFANRSLLNQAYEKFDGR; from the coding sequence GCGTGCGCCTCAGTCCTACTCGACCCGGTTCATTTTTCTGCAAGATCGGTTCCCAGTTTCAAGTTTCAGGTTTCAGGTTTCAGCTTTTCTGAGTCCGTGTCCATCAGTGTTCATCCGTGGTTAAAAATTGAAGCTCAACCAGGAACCAAGAACGGTTCCTTCCGGTCATCTATGCCTACCGTTTTAAGAATCGGGAACCTGCGTTTCCATTTTTACTCTGACGAATTAAGCGAACCCGCCCATATTCACGTTGCCAATCCGGATGGCGAGTGTAAGTTTTGGTTGGTGCCAGTACGATTGGCGAGCAATCACGGGGTTAAACCGCATGATTTGCGACGAATTGAAATTTTGGTTTTTGCGAACCGCAGTTTGTTGAACCAAGCTTATGAAAAATTCGATGGGCGTTGA
- a CDS encoding DUF2442 domain-containing protein has translation MKNSMGVDTFSPLEPTAIKAWVKGRTVFVELTDDRVIGFPANRFPILKRASNAELQQVSLRLNGYALRWENLDEDITVPGIVAGRFPEPPLVDQKVKNLVRHL, from the coding sequence ATGAAAAATTCGATGGGCGTTGATACTTTCAGCCCTCTTGAACCCACTGCGATCAAAGCGTGGGTCAAAGGCCGCACGGTGTTTGTTGAATTGACCGATGACCGAGTGATCGGATTTCCAGCTAATCGCTTTCCCATCCTAAAAAGAGCATCCAACGCTGAACTCCAGCAAGTTTCCCTTAGACTGAATGGCTATGCTTTACGCTGGGAAAACCTGGATGAAGACATTACCGTGCCGGGAATTGTGGCGGGGCGTTTCCCAGAACCCCCTTTGGTGGACCAAAAAGTCAAAAACCTGGTCAGACACCTCTGA